In Procambarus clarkii isolate CNS0578487 chromosome 5, FALCON_Pclarkii_2.0, whole genome shotgun sequence, the following are encoded in one genomic region:
- the LOC138352647 gene encoding uncharacterized PPE family protein PPE24-like: MVHIHQIPRPIERSTPASAAGVPAANVPAADIPAANVPAAGVPAANVPAADVPAANVPAAGVPAANVPAANVPAAGVPAANVPAADVPAANVPAAGVPAANVPAADVPAANVPAAGVPAANVPAADVPAANVPAADVPAANVPAAGVPAANVPAAGVPAANVPAAGVPAANVPAAGVPAANVPAAGVPAANVPAAGVPAANVPAAGVPAANVPAAGVPAANVPAAGVPAANVPAAGVPAANVPAAGVPAANVPAADVPAANVPAAGVPAANVPAAGVPAANVPAAGVPAANVPAAGVPAANVPAAGVPPADVPAANAPAADVPAANVPAAGVPAANVPAADVPPADVPAANVPPADVPAANVPAADVPAANVPAAGVPAANVPAADVPAADVPAANVPPADVPAANVPAADVPPADVPAANVPPADVPAANVPAAGVPAANVPAADVPAANVPAAGVPAANVPAADVPAANVPAADVPAANVPAAGVPAANVPAADVPPADVPAANVPPADVPAANVPAADVPAANVPATDVPAANVPPADVPAANVPAANVPAADVPAANVPPADVPAANVPAADVPAANVPAANVPAAMFQLLMFRQPMF; this comes from the exons ATGGTTCATATTCACCAAATTCCTCGGCCAATTGAACGGTCCACTCCAGCTTCTG CAGCCGGTGTTCCAGCTGCTAATGTTCCGGCAGCCGATATTCCAGCTGCTAATGTTCCAGCAGCCGGTGTTCCAGCTGCTAATGTTCCGGCAGCCGATGTTCCAGCTGCTAATGTTCCAGCAGCCGGTGTTCCAGCTGCTAATGTTCCGGCTGCTAATGTTCCAGCAGCCGGTGTTCCAGCTGCTAATGTTCCGGCAGCCGATGTTCCGGCTGCTAATGTTCCAGCAGCCGGTGTTCCAGCTGCTAATGTTCCGGCAGCCGATGTTCCGGCTGCTAATGTTCCAGCAGCCGGTGTTCCAGCTGCTAATGTTCCGGCAGCCGATGTTCCAGCTGCTAATGTTCCAGCAGCCGATGTTCCAGCTGCTAATGTTCCAGCAGCCGGTGTTCCAGCTGCTAATGTTCCAGCAGCCGGTGTTCCAGCTGCTAATGTTCCGGCAGCCGGTGTTCCAGCTGCTAATGTTCCGGCAGCCGGTGTTCCAGCTGCTAATGTTCCGGCAGCCGGTGTTCCAGCTGCTAATGTTCCGGCAGCCGGTGTTCCAGCTGCTAATGTTCCGGCAGCCGGTGTTCCAGCTGCTAATGTTCCGGCAGCCGGTGTTCCAGCTGCTAATGTTCCAGCAGCCGGTGTTCCAGCTGCTAATGTTCCGGCAGCCGGTGTTCCAGCTGCTAATGTTCCGGCAGCCGGTGTTCCAGCTGCTAATGTTCCAGCAGCCGATGTTCCAGCTGCTAATGTTCCAGCAGCCGGTGTTCCAGCTGCTAATGTTCCAGCAGCCGGTGTTCCAGCTGCTAATGTTCCGGCAGCCGGTGTTCCAGCTGCTAATGTTCCGGCAGCCGGTGTTCCAGCTGCTAATGTTCCGGCAGCCGGTGTTCCGCCAGCCGATGTTCCAGCTGCTAATGCTCCGGCAGCCGATGTTCCAGCTGCTAATGTTCCGGCAGCCGGTGTTCCAGCTGCTAATGTTCCAGCAGCCGATGTTCCGCCAGCCGATGTTCCAGCTGCTAATGTTCCGCCAGCCGATGTTCCAGCTGCTAATGTTCCGGCAGCCGATGTTCCAGCTGCTAATGTTCCGGCAGCCGGTGTTCCAGCTGCTAATGTTCCAGCAGCCGATGTTCCGGCAGCCGATGTTCCAGCTGCTAATGTTCCGCCAGCCGATGTTCCAGCTGCTAATGTTCCAGCAGCCGATGTTCCGCCAGCCGATGTTCCAGCTGCTAATGTTCCGCCAGCCGATGTTCCAGCTGCTAATGTTCCGGCAGCCGGTGTTCCAGCTGCTAATGTTCCGGCAGCCGATGTTCCAGCTGCTAATGTTCCGGCAGCCGGTGTTCCAGCTGCTAATGTTCCGGCAGCCGATGTTCCAGCTGCTAATGTTCCGGCAGCCGATGTTCCAGCTGCTAATGTTCCGGCAGCCGGTGTTCCAGCTGCTAATGTTCCGGCAGCCGATGTTCCGCCAGCCGATGTTCCAGCTGCTAATGTTCCGCCAGCCGATGTTCCAGCTGCTAAtgttccagctgctgatgttccagctgctaaTGTTCCAGctactgatgttccagctgctaaTGTTCCGCCAGCCGATGTTCCAGCTGCTAATGTTCCAGCTGCTAATGTTCCGGCAGCCGATGTTCCAGCTGCTAATGTTCCGCCAGCCGATGTTCCAGCTGCTAAtgttccagctgctgatgttccagctgctaaTGTTCCAGCTGCTAATGTTCCGGCAGCGATGTTCCAGCTGCTAATGTTCCGGCAGCCGATGTTCTAG